In one Pseudarthrobacter sp. NBSH8 genomic region, the following are encoded:
- a CDS encoding ABC transporter substrate-binding protein, which yields MTAHRRHKSSHLITALALGSLMALSACSSGASAVQAGADSVSDPKPGGNLRVGIVGGSAKDSLDAHAPVTHPDQARVIQLYDTLASYDNEHKIQMALADSITPSADATTWTVHLRDGLKFSDGRPLTAEDVIFTFRRITDPASPQSGASALSTLNRDALKATDSQTVVFSFSAPNSTFPDTAAQYSLGIVPADYDPKKPIGAGPFMMETFTAGQQSVFVKNPHYWQAGQPLVDKVTIIDFPDDTARVNALLGGQVDAIDQLPLGQVNVVKANPAMKVLESATGSWLPFTMRVDQEPFNDPKVRQAFRLIIDRQQMVDQVLGGHGTVGNDMYSPLDPCYPSDTPQRTQDIEKAKQLLAEAGKSNLTVDLVTSPVAAGLVEAAQVFAQQAKAAGVTVNVKKVDPGEFYGEQYLQWTFAQDFWFTRDYLSQASNSGFATSPYNETHWADQEWTELVTRAQATTDSETRCGLIKKAQQIEFERGGNIIWGFPNSVDAYSAAVQGLTPDKSGIPLTSFGFRNAWLNK from the coding sequence GCCCTGGGCTCGCTCATGGCTCTGTCCGCATGTTCTTCCGGAGCGTCAGCGGTCCAGGCCGGGGCAGACTCCGTGTCTGACCCCAAACCCGGCGGTAATCTGCGCGTGGGCATTGTGGGTGGATCGGCCAAAGACAGCCTGGATGCCCACGCCCCGGTGACCCATCCGGACCAGGCGCGTGTCATCCAGCTCTATGACACGCTCGCCAGCTACGACAACGAGCACAAGATCCAGATGGCGCTCGCCGACTCCATCACGCCGTCCGCGGATGCCACCACCTGGACCGTCCACCTTCGGGACGGGCTGAAGTTCAGCGACGGCAGGCCGCTGACGGCAGAAGACGTCATCTTTACATTTCGCCGCATCACGGATCCTGCCTCCCCGCAGAGCGGAGCTTCGGCACTGTCCACGCTCAACCGAGATGCTTTGAAGGCCACCGATTCCCAGACCGTCGTCTTTAGCTTCAGCGCTCCCAACTCGACCTTCCCGGACACCGCCGCCCAATACTCGCTCGGTATTGTGCCGGCCGATTACGATCCCAAGAAACCGATCGGCGCGGGGCCGTTCATGATGGAAACTTTCACGGCGGGCCAGCAGAGCGTGTTTGTGAAAAACCCGCATTACTGGCAGGCCGGGCAGCCGCTCGTGGACAAGGTCACCATCATCGACTTCCCGGACGACACCGCCCGCGTCAACGCTCTCCTGGGCGGCCAGGTCGACGCGATCGACCAGCTTCCCCTCGGCCAGGTCAACGTCGTCAAGGCCAATCCGGCCATGAAGGTTCTGGAATCGGCCACCGGGTCCTGGCTGCCGTTCACCATGCGCGTGGACCAGGAACCGTTCAACGATCCCAAGGTCCGCCAGGCCTTCCGCCTGATCATTGACCGCCAGCAGATGGTGGATCAGGTCCTTGGTGGCCACGGCACCGTTGGCAACGACATGTACTCACCGCTGGACCCGTGCTATCCGTCAGACACCCCGCAGCGGACCCAGGACATCGAGAAGGCCAAGCAGCTTTTGGCGGAGGCCGGTAAGAGCAACCTCACCGTTGATCTGGTCACGTCGCCAGTGGCCGCGGGACTCGTGGAGGCAGCGCAAGTCTTCGCACAGCAAGCCAAGGCCGCCGGCGTCACCGTCAACGTCAAAAAAGTTGATCCGGGAGAGTTCTACGGCGAGCAGTACCTGCAGTGGACCTTCGCCCAGGACTTCTGGTTCACCCGCGACTACCTCTCGCAGGCATCGAACTCGGGCTTCGCCACGTCGCCGTACAACGAAACGCACTGGGCCGACCAGGAATGGACAGAGCTCGTCACCCGGGCACAAGCCACCACCGACTCCGAGACCCGCTGCGGACTCATCAAGAAAGCACAGCAGATCGAATTTGAGCGCGGCGGCAACATCATCTGGGGTTTCCCGAACAGCGTGGACGCCTACAGTGCCGCGGTCCAGGGCCTGACCCCGGACAAGAGCGGCATCCCGCTGACATCATTCGGGTTCCGCAACGCCTGGCTCAATAAGTGA
- a CDS encoding ABC transporter permease, whose amino-acid sequence MRRLLFRRTLFGLFTLWVVSLVVFLATQALPGDAAQAILGREATPERLAALREQLNLGGSLPEQYFGWLGQLLSFNLGTSLAGGTPVASAVGPMLLNSSILMLCAAVIAIPLAIGIGTWTALRKDSAVDHVTGIITLVLASLPEFVVGVLLVLLLATGVFHLFPAVFVLVPGEQVWSNPAQLVLPVLTLVLAVSPYIIRIMRATMLEVLESQYVQQARLKGLPERTVVLRHALPNAIGPVAQVIALQLAWLIGGVVIVEFLFRFPGVGFQLIDAVTNRDLPVVQALVIVIAIFYVAVNLLADVVTLAANPKVRTAS is encoded by the coding sequence ATGCGCCGGCTGCTGTTCAGGCGCACCCTGTTCGGGCTCTTTACCCTCTGGGTGGTGTCGCTGGTGGTCTTCCTCGCAACGCAGGCGCTGCCGGGTGACGCTGCCCAGGCCATCCTGGGGCGCGAAGCAACTCCGGAGCGGTTGGCCGCCCTCCGCGAGCAGCTCAACCTTGGGGGTTCGCTGCCGGAACAGTACTTCGGCTGGCTCGGCCAGCTCCTTAGTTTCAATCTCGGAACCTCCCTGGCCGGGGGGACTCCGGTGGCCTCGGCCGTGGGACCCATGCTCCTGAACTCGAGCATATTGATGCTGTGCGCGGCCGTCATAGCGATCCCGCTCGCCATCGGCATCGGCACGTGGACCGCGCTGCGGAAAGACTCCGCCGTGGATCACGTCACCGGCATCATCACCCTGGTGCTGGCCTCGCTGCCGGAATTCGTGGTGGGTGTGCTGCTGGTCCTGCTTCTGGCCACCGGGGTGTTCCACCTCTTCCCGGCTGTGTTTGTCCTGGTTCCCGGCGAACAGGTATGGAGCAACCCGGCCCAGCTGGTGCTGCCCGTGCTGACCCTGGTGCTGGCCGTGTCCCCGTACATCATCCGCATCATGCGGGCCACCATGCTCGAGGTGCTGGAGAGCCAGTACGTGCAGCAGGCCCGGCTCAAGGGTCTGCCGGAGCGCACCGTGGTCCTGCGCCACGCCTTGCCGAACGCCATCGGCCCGGTAGCCCAGGTGATCGCCCTGCAGCTCGCCTGGCTGATCGGCGGCGTGGTGATTGTGGAGTTCCTCTTCCGGTTCCCGGGAGTCGGCTTCCAGCTCATCGACGCCGTCACCAACAGGGACCTGCCCGTGGTGCAGGCACTGGTGATCGTCATCGCCATCTTCTACGTAGCGGTGAACCTTCTTGCAGACGTGGTCACCCTCGCCGCCAACCCTAAAGTAAGGACGGCATCATGA
- a CDS encoding ABC transporter permease, which translates to MSIGMSTRPAGNSDQAGRTPRKQGLLRRALQSKRTVVGLVLTLAVLAVAFLGPYLAPHSATEFVAAPFSPAGIGGPFGTDNLGRDVLSRFLAGGQTLMILAIIATALGVGLGALVGVLAAYRRGWLDELLMRAGDVALAFPQIVLALLFLSIIGPELWLLVLMVGFGHLPRVARVVRGAALSVVERDFVKAAESVGIPRWRIMIGEIVPNISSTLAVEFGLRLTYSIGLVAGLSFLGLGIQPPAADWGLMINENRIALTISPWSVALPVIAIALLTVGTNLVTDGLAKASIGSDKGVTI; encoded by the coding sequence ATGAGCATCGGCATGAGCACCCGGCCGGCTGGCAACTCCGACCAGGCAGGCCGCACCCCCCGGAAGCAGGGGCTCCTCCGGCGGGCACTTCAGTCCAAACGCACCGTTGTGGGCTTGGTCCTGACCCTGGCCGTCCTGGCCGTGGCATTTCTGGGCCCCTACCTGGCACCACATTCCGCCACGGAATTTGTGGCGGCACCCTTTTCACCAGCTGGTATCGGCGGGCCGTTCGGTACCGACAACCTTGGACGGGACGTACTTTCCCGCTTCCTTGCCGGCGGGCAGACCCTGATGATCCTCGCGATCATCGCCACCGCCCTCGGCGTGGGCCTGGGCGCCCTGGTGGGGGTGCTGGCCGCGTACCGGCGGGGCTGGCTGGATGAATTGCTGATGCGTGCCGGCGATGTGGCACTGGCATTTCCCCAAATTGTGCTGGCTCTCCTGTTCCTGTCCATTATCGGTCCGGAGCTGTGGCTGCTGGTACTGATGGTGGGTTTCGGCCACCTTCCCCGGGTTGCCCGGGTGGTCCGGGGAGCCGCGTTGTCGGTGGTGGAGCGGGACTTCGTCAAGGCCGCCGAATCTGTCGGAATTCCCCGTTGGCGCATCATGATCGGCGAAATAGTCCCCAACATCAGCAGCACACTCGCGGTGGAATTCGGTCTGCGCCTGACGTACTCGATCGGGCTGGTTGCCGGTCTGAGCTTCCTGGGACTCGGAATACAGCCGCCCGCCGCGGACTGGGGCCTGATGATCAATGAAAACCGGATTGCCCTGACAATTTCCCCGTGGTCCGTTGCATTACCCGTGATCGCGATCGCCCTCCTGACAGTCGGCACCAACCTGGTGACCGATGGCCTCGCCAAGGCATCCATCGGCAGCGACAAAGGAGTCACGATATGA
- a CDS encoding ABC transporter ATP-binding protein, which produces MSTAAPTLEVEDLKIIGIPSMAAIVEELSLEVRPGEILGVVGESGSGKTTLGLALLNYCKEGTRLGGGKVSVAGQQLAGLNWRQVRQLRGRTVAYIPQSPASALNPALRISTQLKECLSGPAAQVLERVRQVLREVALPDDDAFLARYPHQLSGGQQQRVAIAMAFTARPALIVMDEPTTGLDVSTQAHVLATVRSMCRTYDCAAVYISHDMAVVAELADRIAVMYSGRIVEIGGTAEVLSNSRHPYTRRLLLAVPDLLAKRPMIGIPGHAPSPLARPQGCAFAPRCPLADAGCGTVAPAATEVGPRHTVRCFKSEQPLPPLQLRNPSIPSAPAAGRKPVIKIEGLTAGYGSNTVLEGINLQAYAGECLALLGESGSGKTTLSRCIAGLHHNYTGDISLDGSTLAPSSFKRTKDQRRRVQYIFQNPYESLNPRRTVEELILQPVTAVRGKVNNAREIVATALERASLRPDHARRYPDQLSGGERQRVAIARSLATEPEVLICDEITSALDVSVQSTLVDLLRGLQAEMGLTLVFITHNIALVRNIAQQVAVLERGRIVEFGEVERVFADPQHHYTQSLLTATPNFQLPDRLSTP; this is translated from the coding sequence ATGAGCACCGCCGCGCCCACCCTTGAAGTGGAGGACCTGAAAATCATCGGCATCCCGTCGATGGCCGCCATCGTCGAGGAACTCTCCCTTGAAGTCCGTCCCGGCGAGATATTGGGGGTGGTGGGAGAATCGGGATCCGGCAAGACCACACTTGGGCTGGCCCTGCTGAATTACTGCAAGGAAGGCACCCGGCTGGGCGGTGGCAAGGTGAGCGTCGCCGGCCAGCAGCTGGCCGGATTGAACTGGCGGCAGGTGCGTCAGCTCCGTGGGCGCACCGTTGCCTACATCCCGCAGTCGCCGGCGTCGGCGCTGAACCCCGCCCTTCGCATCAGCACCCAGCTGAAGGAATGCCTTTCAGGCCCTGCGGCCCAGGTGCTGGAACGGGTCCGGCAGGTGCTGCGGGAGGTGGCATTGCCCGACGACGATGCCTTCCTGGCGCGATACCCGCACCAGCTTTCCGGCGGCCAGCAGCAGAGGGTGGCCATCGCCATGGCATTCACCGCGCGGCCGGCCCTGATTGTGATGGACGAACCCACGACCGGTCTGGACGTCAGTACCCAGGCCCATGTGCTGGCCACGGTACGCTCCATGTGCAGGACCTATGATTGCGCCGCGGTCTACATCAGCCACGACATGGCCGTAGTTGCCGAGCTTGCTGACCGGATTGCCGTGATGTACTCAGGCCGTATCGTGGAAATCGGCGGCACAGCTGAGGTATTGTCCAATTCACGGCACCCATACACCCGGCGCCTGCTGCTGGCGGTACCGGATCTTCTGGCCAAGCGCCCCATGATCGGTATTCCCGGCCACGCCCCATCACCGCTGGCCCGGCCACAAGGCTGCGCCTTCGCGCCACGCTGCCCGCTCGCGGACGCCGGCTGCGGCACGGTTGCCCCCGCTGCCACCGAGGTTGGTCCCCGGCACACTGTGCGGTGCTTCAAATCCGAGCAGCCCCTGCCGCCTCTGCAGCTCCGGAACCCATCCATTCCGTCGGCCCCGGCTGCCGGACGGAAACCGGTGATAAAGATCGAGGGGCTGACCGCCGGCTACGGCAGCAATACTGTCCTGGAAGGCATAAACCTGCAGGCGTATGCCGGAGAATGCCTGGCGCTGCTGGGAGAATCCGGATCCGGGAAGACCACCTTGAGCCGGTGCATCGCAGGGTTGCATCATAACTACACCGGCGACATCTCACTGGACGGCAGCACCCTGGCACCGAGCAGCTTCAAGCGCACCAAGGATCAGCGACGCCGCGTCCAATACATCTTCCAGAACCCCTACGAGTCACTGAACCCGCGGCGAACGGTGGAGGAACTGATCCTCCAGCCCGTCACCGCCGTACGCGGCAAGGTCAACAATGCCCGCGAGATCGTGGCCACGGCACTGGAACGTGCATCGCTGCGGCCGGACCACGCCAGACGCTATCCGGACCAGCTCAGCGGCGGGGAACGCCAGCGCGTGGCGATCGCCCGCTCCCTGGCCACCGAACCCGAGGTCCTCATCTGCGACGAAATAACCTCGGCCCTGGACGTGTCGGTGCAGTCCACGCTGGTGGACCTGCTGCGTGGGCTGCAGGCCGAAATGGGGCTCACCCTGGTCTTTATCACCCACAACATTGCCCTGGTGCGCAACATCGCGCAGCAGGTGGCCGTCCTTGAGCGCGGCCGGATCGTCGAATTCGGAGAGGTGGAACGCGTGTTCGCAGACCCCCAGCATCACTACACACAATCACTGCTCACCGCGACGCCCAACTTCCAGCTTCCCGACCGTCTGAGCACCCCGTGA
- a CDS encoding SDR family NAD(P)-dependent oxidoreductase — MNGAPVPGPSFHPKALAGQVVLITGGGTGIGRATALAMAGCGAKLVLAGRREVLLKETAELVRRSGSEAIAVAGDIREPEHATELVDAALAAFGRIDVLVNNAGGQFQSPAEDISLNGWRAVHRLSVDSVWNLTREVATRTMIPNRSGLLVFMAFSPRRGIPGMVHATAARAAVENLASGLALEWSRFGIRSVAVAPGSILSEGLEQYSAEARSEWEQGVPLGRLGRPEDVADVITFLATDAARYITGTTITIDGGADAWGSGRPVPAKELS, encoded by the coding sequence GTGAACGGGGCACCGGTACCCGGACCCAGCTTCCACCCAAAAGCACTGGCAGGACAGGTTGTCCTGATCACCGGCGGCGGCACCGGCATCGGCCGGGCCACGGCCCTCGCCATGGCCGGGTGCGGCGCGAAACTCGTGCTCGCCGGCAGGCGGGAGGTCCTCCTCAAGGAAACCGCCGAGCTGGTCCGCCGGTCCGGCAGCGAGGCCATCGCCGTCGCAGGCGATATCCGCGAGCCGGAGCACGCCACCGAACTTGTGGACGCCGCGCTCGCCGCCTTCGGCCGGATCGATGTCCTGGTCAACAACGCAGGAGGCCAGTTCCAGTCCCCGGCGGAGGATATCTCGCTCAACGGCTGGCGCGCCGTGCACCGGCTCTCGGTGGATTCTGTCTGGAACCTCACCCGCGAAGTGGCCACGCGGACCATGATTCCCAACCGCTCGGGCCTGCTGGTCTTTATGGCTTTCTCGCCCCGGCGCGGTATCCCGGGCATGGTCCATGCGACGGCCGCACGTGCCGCCGTCGAGAATCTCGCCTCCGGGCTGGCGCTGGAGTGGAGCCGGTTTGGCATCCGCTCGGTGGCCGTGGCCCCGGGCAGCATCCTGAGCGAAGGCCTGGAGCAGTACTCCGCCGAGGCACGTTCCGAATGGGAACAGGGAGTCCCGCTTGGACGTCTCGGCCGGCCGGAAGACGTGGCAGACGTTATTACATTCCTGGCCACCGACGCTGCGCGCTACATCACCGGAACCACCATCACCATCGACGGCGGGGCGGACGCCTGGGGCTCAGGCCGTCCCGTCCCCGCAAAGGAGCTCTCATGA
- a CDS encoding acetate--CoA ligase family protein translates to MTSTTDLPVLPAAEACDLAALFAPNAVAIIGASDDTRKYGNWIAVQALKGGIPVHLVNRTRSTVLGRTAVPSVASIGSPVELAVIAVPAAGFEDAVDDALAGGAKAIVGISAGLGEAGGDGLLLQERITAKVRAAGARLLGPNCLGVLDHSSSLMLASNEFPVGNIGVISQSGNLALELATLLVDHGLGVSRFASLGNQADLDAADLIDAFVKHEGTAAIAVYCEDFRDGRRFARAAQRAAEAGKPVVLLTVGATDASVRNAKSHTGAMVSSGIVVEAACRASGIEQVSSPAQMAHLLQALVRSRVPSGARTAVFADGGGQASVASDNAAEQGLDVVEFGAALQSAIAAELPPTAAVSNPVDVAGGGEQDIMCFQRVLGHLMASDDVDATLMSGYFGGYGSYGPELAAREIETARRMAAETAAGGGTVLVQTMNWQSAAASALRDGGIPVYRGIEETAWVLGRLARRRTEPATGIPALPPPAPPVEDTGYYASRQLLADAGIPFVGAAEVSGEAQLLAAAATLRYPLVLKALGDEHKSDRGGVILNIADEAALLAAWRDVDARLAPPSCSIEEMADLTGAVELLVGVRRDPRFGPLVLVGLGGVFAEILRDVRCALGPVTAAQAKDMLLSLRGAALLTGARGRAPVDIDAAADIVARLSTVAAAHPEIAEIECNPVAATPAGAIALDARIVLD, encoded by the coding sequence ATGACCTCAACCACGGACCTGCCGGTCCTCCCCGCCGCCGAGGCCTGCGACCTGGCCGCGCTGTTCGCCCCCAACGCCGTGGCCATCATCGGTGCCAGCGATGACACCCGCAAATACGGAAACTGGATCGCCGTCCAGGCGCTCAAAGGCGGCATCCCGGTCCATTTGGTGAACCGGACCAGGTCCACAGTGCTGGGCCGCACCGCCGTCCCCAGTGTCGCTTCGATCGGCAGCCCCGTCGAACTGGCGGTCATCGCCGTTCCGGCAGCCGGATTCGAGGATGCCGTGGACGACGCCCTGGCCGGAGGCGCCAAAGCCATCGTGGGAATCAGCGCGGGCCTGGGCGAGGCCGGGGGAGATGGCCTGCTGCTGCAGGAGCGCATCACGGCCAAAGTCCGTGCCGCAGGCGCCCGGCTCCTGGGTCCTAACTGTCTGGGAGTGCTGGATCACAGCAGCTCGCTGATGCTCGCCTCCAACGAGTTCCCGGTCGGCAACATCGGCGTCATCTCCCAGAGCGGAAACCTGGCCCTGGAACTGGCCACCCTCCTGGTGGACCATGGGCTGGGCGTTTCCCGTTTCGCCTCGCTGGGCAATCAGGCGGACCTCGACGCCGCAGACCTGATCGACGCCTTCGTGAAGCATGAGGGCACCGCGGCCATCGCCGTGTATTGCGAGGATTTCCGCGACGGCCGCCGTTTCGCCCGAGCAGCCCAGCGCGCCGCCGAGGCCGGCAAACCGGTTGTCCTGCTGACCGTCGGAGCCACGGATGCCTCGGTCCGCAACGCGAAGTCCCACACGGGCGCCATGGTGTCCTCCGGGATTGTCGTTGAGGCTGCCTGCCGAGCCTCCGGGATCGAACAGGTCTCCTCGCCTGCACAGATGGCGCATCTGCTCCAGGCCCTCGTCCGCAGCCGGGTACCCTCCGGCGCCCGCACCGCCGTGTTCGCCGACGGCGGCGGGCAGGCATCCGTAGCCAGCGACAACGCAGCCGAACAGGGCCTCGACGTGGTCGAGTTCGGCGCCGCTCTGCAGTCGGCTATCGCAGCGGAACTGCCGCCGACCGCGGCGGTCAGTAATCCGGTGGACGTCGCCGGCGGCGGTGAGCAGGACATCATGTGCTTTCAACGGGTCCTGGGTCACCTGATGGCGAGCGACGACGTCGATGCCACCCTCATGAGCGGCTACTTCGGCGGATACGGAAGCTACGGGCCCGAACTCGCGGCACGTGAAATAGAGACCGCCCGACGGATGGCCGCGGAGACGGCCGCGGGCGGCGGCACGGTACTCGTCCAGACGATGAACTGGCAGTCAGCGGCGGCCTCCGCCCTCCGCGACGGGGGCATCCCCGTCTACCGCGGCATTGAGGAGACCGCATGGGTCCTCGGACGGCTCGCACGCCGCCGCACCGAACCGGCCACCGGAATTCCTGCCCTGCCACCTCCGGCGCCGCCCGTGGAAGATACGGGCTACTACGCCTCACGCCAGCTCCTGGCCGACGCCGGTATCCCCTTCGTAGGGGCAGCCGAGGTGTCCGGCGAGGCCCAGCTCCTGGCCGCGGCGGCCACACTGCGCTACCCGCTTGTCCTCAAAGCCCTTGGGGACGAACACAAATCCGACCGCGGCGGCGTCATCCTCAACATTGCCGACGAGGCAGCCCTGCTCGCGGCCTGGCGGGACGTCGACGCGAGGCTCGCGCCGCCGTCGTGCTCCATCGAAGAGATGGCGGACCTCACCGGAGCGGTGGAACTGCTGGTGGGGGTCCGGCGCGACCCGCGCTTCGGGCCGCTGGTGCTGGTGGGCCTGGGCGGGGTCTTCGCCGAAATCCTCCGTGACGTGCGCTGCGCCCTCGGCCCGGTGACCGCCGCTCAGGCCAAGGACATGCTGCTGTCGCTGCGCGGCGCGGCGCTCCTGACAGGAGCCCGTGGACGGGCGCCGGTGGATATCGACGCGGCGGCGGACATTGTCGCCCGGCTTTCGACGGTAGCCGCAGCCCACCCGGAGATCGCTGAAATCGAATGCAACCCGGTGGCCGCCACGCCCGCCGGCGCCATCGCGCTGGACGCCCGGATCGTACTCGACTGA
- a CDS encoding acyl-CoA dehydrogenase family protein has translation MTSRQIEIKQRAIAWTNEMYQYELDCEMNNGLTADQHAKVRQLVINHGLAAINMPAEWGGAGLSVLEHAIVSEEVGKLTGALWDTLWRPANALKACTPAQREEYLLPEIRGERRDAVAITEPEAGSDPQNIQTTAVKDGEHYIINGEKLFVTVGDAADFILVLASVEGAPTMFLVDKDLPGVSVTRTPRYTHTFVYEHPEFLFEDVRVGADKILGEIGQGYELTRDWFVEERLMIAARTIGAAERATLLAAEFAKSRVQFGKPILEFQLIQNMLAKNTVDIMTNRVLTYQVAWEADQGMDRKLLNAKAAVIKLGASEASNRCVDNALQIFGGRGYMRENPVERLWRELRVDRIWEGTSEIQTVIIGNEINKRGAEGLLGYAGAVAR, from the coding sequence ATGACTTCCCGCCAGATCGAAATCAAGCAGCGTGCAATCGCCTGGACAAACGAGATGTACCAGTACGAGCTCGACTGTGAAATGAATAACGGGCTTACGGCTGATCAGCACGCCAAGGTCAGGCAACTGGTCATCAACCACGGGCTCGCCGCCATCAACATGCCGGCCGAGTGGGGCGGCGCAGGGCTCAGCGTGCTGGAGCACGCGATCGTCTCCGAAGAAGTGGGAAAACTGACCGGAGCACTGTGGGACACGCTGTGGCGTCCGGCCAACGCGCTGAAGGCCTGCACCCCGGCCCAGCGCGAGGAATACCTGCTCCCCGAGATCCGCGGTGAGCGCCGCGACGCCGTGGCCATTACCGAGCCGGAGGCCGGCTCGGATCCGCAGAACATCCAGACCACCGCGGTCAAGGATGGCGAGCACTACATCATCAATGGTGAAAAGCTCTTCGTAACCGTGGGGGATGCAGCGGACTTCATCCTGGTGCTCGCCAGCGTGGAGGGTGCCCCCACCATGTTCCTGGTGGACAAGGACCTACCGGGTGTCTCCGTCACCCGCACTCCGCGCTATACGCACACCTTCGTCTACGAGCACCCCGAGTTCCTTTTTGAGGACGTGCGCGTCGGGGCAGACAAGATCCTGGGCGAGATCGGCCAGGGCTACGAACTGACGCGTGACTGGTTCGTGGAGGAGCGCCTCATGATTGCCGCCCGCACCATCGGCGCCGCTGAACGGGCTACCTTGCTCGCAGCCGAGTTCGCCAAATCCCGTGTGCAGTTCGGCAAGCCCATCCTGGAATTCCAGCTCATCCAGAACATGCTCGCCAAGAACACCGTGGACATCATGACCAACCGTGTCCTGACGTATCAGGTGGCGTGGGAAGCGGACCAGGGAATGGACCGCAAGCTCCTCAACGCCAAGGCCGCCGTCATCAAGCTGGGCGCCTCCGAGGCTTCCAACCGCTGCGTTGACAACGCCCTGCAGATCTTCGGGGGCCGCGGCTACATGCGGGAAAACCCGGTGGAACGCCTGTGGCGAGAGCTCCGCGTGGACCGCATCTGGGAAGGTACCTCGGAAATCCAGACGGTCATCATCGGCAACGAAATTAACAAACGAGGCGCCGAGGGGCTGCTGGGCTACGCCGGCGCGGTGGCTCGGTGA